In Choloepus didactylus isolate mChoDid1 chromosome X, mChoDid1.pri, whole genome shotgun sequence, a genomic segment contains:
- the PGK1 gene encoding phosphoglycerate kinase 1, with amino-acid sequence MSLSNKLTLDKLDVKGKRVVMRVDFNVPMKNNQITNNQRIKAAVPSIKFCLDSGAKSVVLMSHLGRPDGVPMPEKYSLEPVAVELRSLLGKDVLFLKDCMGPEVEKVCADPAAGSVILLENLRFHVEEEGKGKDASGNKVKAEPAKIEAFRASLSKLGDVYVNDAFGTAHRAHSSMVGVNLPQKAGGFLMKKELNYFAKALENPERPFLAILGGAKVADKIQLISNMLDKVNEMIIGGGMAFTFLKVLNNMEIGTSLFDEEGAKIVKDLMSKAEKNGVKITLPVDFVTADKFDENAKTGQATVTSGIPAGWMGLDCGPESSKKYAEAVTRAKQIVWNGPVGVFEWEAFARGTKALMDEVVKATSRGCITIIGGGDTATCCAKWNTEDKVSHVSTGGGASLELLEGKVLPGVDALSSV; translated from the exons ATGTCTCTTTCCAACAAGCTGACGCTGGACAAACTGGACGTGAAGGGGAAGCGGGTCGTCATGAG agtggaCTTCAATGTTCCTATGAAGAACAACCAGATAACAAACAACCAAAG GATCAAAGCTGCTGTCCCAAGCATCAAATTCTGCTTGGACAGTGGAGCCAAGTCAGTTGTTCTTATGAGCCACCTGGGCCGGCCTGATGGTGTCCCCATGCCTGAGAAATACTCCTTGGAGCCAGTTGCCGTAGAACTCAGATCTCTGCTGGGCAA GGATGTTCTGTTTTTGAAAGACTGCATGGGCCCAGAAGTGGAGAAAGTCTGTGCTGACCCAGCTGCTGGTTCTGTGATCCTGCTGGAGAACCTCCGCTTTCAtgtggaggaagaaggaaagggaaaagatgcTTCTGGCAACAAG gTTAAAGCAGAGCCAGCCAAAATAGAAGCTTTCCGGGCTTCTCTTTCCAAGTTAGGGGATGTCTATGTCAATGATGCATTTGGCACTGCTCACCGAGCCCACAG CTCCATGGTGGGAGTGAATCTGCCTCAGAAAGCGGGTGGTTTCTTGATGAAGAAGGAGCTGAATTACTTTGCCAAGGCCTTGGAGAATCCCGAGCGACCCTTCTTGGCCATCCTGGGCGG AGCTAAAGTTGCAGACAAGATTCAGCTGATCAGTAATATGCTGGACAAAGTCAATGAAATGATTATTGGTGGTGGAATGGCTTTTACCTTCCTCAAGGTGCTCAACAACATGGAG ATTGGCACTTCTCTGTTTGATGAAGAGGGAGCCAAGATTGTCAAAGACCTAATGTCCAAAGCTGAGAAGAATGGTGTGAAGATTACCTTGCCTGTTGACTTTGTCACTGCTGACAAGTTTGATGAGAATGCCAAAACTGGCCAGGCGACTGTGACCTCTGGCATACCTGCTGGCTGGATG GGCTTGGACTGTggtcctgagagcagcaagaagTATGCCGAGGCTGTCACAAGGGCTAAGCAGATTGTGTGGAATGGACCTGTGGGGGTATTTGAATGGGAAGCTTTTGCCCGAGGAACCAAAGCCCTCATGGATGAGGTGGTAAAAGCCACTTCCAGGGGCTGCATCACCATCATAG GTGGTGGAGACACTGCCACTTGCTGTGCCAAATGGAACACAGAGGATAAAGTCAGCCATGTCAGCACTGGGGGTGGTGCCAGTCTAGAGCTCCTGGAAG GTAAAGTCCTTCCTGGAGTGGATGCTCTCAGCAGTGTTTAG